The genomic window GTGGGCGATGCCCGAGGTGAGCACGCCCAGGGAGGAGAGCTTCTTCTCCTGGATGAGCTGGTCCTGCCGGCGCTCCAGTTCGCGGGTCATGCGGTTGAAGGCCTCCAGCACCAGTTGGGTCTCGTCTCCCGAGCGGGGCACGTCCAGGGTCTTGAAGTTGCCCTGCCCCACCTCGGCCGTGGCCTTGGCGATGGTGCCCAGGGCCCGCAGGATCTTGCGCACCAGCAGGAAGGCCAGCACGATGCCCGAGAGCGTGATGAGCAGGCCGGAGACGAACAGCTGGCGTTTGAGGTCCGCCACCAGGCGGAAGGTGCGGTTGCGCTCGGAGCTCTTGATGTCCAGGGAGAGGTCCACCATGTCCTTGCCGGTCTGGCGCAGCTCCTCCCGCGCCTGGGAGATGTCCGTGCCGGGCCTGACCGGATGCAGCGACATGCTCAGGGACTGGTAGCCGTCCAGGGCCGCGCCGAGGCGGGTCATGGCGCTCTTGGCCCTGCCGTCGCGGGCGGTGGCGGCCATCTCGGCAAGGGTCTTGCGGGCCTGGGCGGTGTAGTTCTGGGCCTCCTCGAAATCCTCGTCGTGCCCGTAGAGCATGTAGTTCTTCTCGTAGCGCCGGATCTCGAGGATGGTGTTGGAGAGGTCGTCCGCGCCCTCCATGAGCGTCAGGGTGGCCTCCAGGCGGATGAGATAGTTGTAGGAGACAACGCCCACCACGGTGAAGAGCAGCACGGGGATCACCACCCCCACCAGCACCTTCTGGCGTATGGTCAGATGCGGAAGCCGGGAAAGAAGCGCTTCGAGGGTGGTCATGGGCCTGTTCCTGCTCGCTTTTTTGAGTGCCGCGAATCGGCGCACGGCCCATGATAGACCCGGAAGTCCTGTTTGTCAGCCCGATTGCCGCCCGCGCCCCCTGATACGGGCAGGCCGGAGGGGAAGCCGCCTCCCGGTTGATATTCCACCGTTTCGGGCTTATTCTCGCCCATCGACCACCGTCGCCGGGCCGGATGCCACGGGGATATCCATCCCTTGCGTGCGGCGCCCGAGGTTGTAGTCGTCTCCGGCACAGACGTGGGGATAAGGAGCGCTCGCCATGAACCGCTCACGCCCTGCCTCGCCCACCGGGTCCGCCGCCCAGGCCGTTCCGGCTTCCTGCACGTCACATTTCCTGGTTCAGGCCAAAGAGCCCGGACTCTTTCGGCAAACAGCGGCCGAGGCTGCCGTGTCGCGCCCGGCTCCCCGGTTGGCGCGGCTGCGCTTCATCTGGTCCGCGCTGCTTTTGCTGGCCTGGCTGGCAGCGCACTGTCCGCCAGCCCTGGCCTTCACGATCACCCACCAGGGCACCACCCTGGACATCCAGGCCACCGGCCTGGGCACTCTCAGCCCCATCACCTGCCCGTCGCCGAACCCGGTGGTGTACTGCTACCAGTCGGACGGCCTGGACCCGGCCTTCCACACTCCCCTCGGGTTGAACGGATTCTTCAGCCTGTCGGTCACGCCCACGGCCACGGACAGCTATTGCGACGCCCAGCACCTGCACACCCTGGCCAACATTCTCCTCGTCAGCAGGTGGACCAAGTCCATCGGCTCGCAAACCACCACGCTCATGGCGGAGCGCAGCTGCTTTCAGGCCGGAAACGCCATCTCCGGCAGCTCGGCCTATCAGGTGATCAACAGCTTCAGCTACCAGGACTACACCATGGCCAACGTGAACGTGTACCTCAACACGGGCACGCAATCCTCCTTTTTCGTCATGATCATGATGGACCCGGCCGTGCTGGCCAATATGTCCATCTCCAAGGAGAGGCTCGGCGGCCCAGGCGACAACCCCCACACCGCCTTCGACCGTGGCGGCGCGGGAAGCTGCTCGACCCAGGGCCTGCCCACCTACGCCGTGAACACGGCCATGCTCAACCTGGCCGTGGAGGACACGGACCTGGCCTGGCGCAGCTTCGGCCACGACGTGGCCCTGCGGCGCGTTTGGAACATGCTCCCCGAAGCCTCCGGGCTGTTCGGCAACGGCTGGAGCTTCGCCTACGAATCCGTCATCGAGGCCGCGCCCTACGCCTCGGGCGGGGCCAGCCTGAGCCTGGGCTCCGGCCAGACACTCTTCTACACCGTGTCCGGCTCCCAGGGCCAGGGCAGCGGGCAGGTGGCGGTCAGCTACGCCGGAGCCTCCTCCGTGCTCCAGCCCATCCTCTCGGCCGCGATCAGCGAGGCCACCGGCACCGGGACCTACACCCTCTACGACAAGCGCGCCAAGCTGACCTCCCGCTACGAATACGCCAGGGACAACGCGGCCACCGGCAACCACGTCTACCGCCTGGCCTCCATCACGGACCGCAACGGCAACGCCCTGACTCTCGGCTACGACGGCTCCGGGCGGCTGCATACGGTCACCGACGCCTCGGGCCGGGCCGTCACCCTGACCCTGAACGCCCAGGGACGCTGCACGCGCATGGACACCTGGGACAACCGCGCCATGACCTTCCAGTACAGCGCCGCGGGGAACCTGACCCAGAGCACGGACCTGGCGGGCAACGTCAGCACCTACACCTACGATGCGGGCAACCTCATGACCTCCATGAGCGTGGCCGGAAAGACCACGGCCTTCGCCTACGGCAGCAGGGGCTCGCAGAAGTACCTCTCCACGGTCACGGACGCGGCGGGCAAGGCCTGGAACTACGCCTTCGTCCAGGGCGGAACCCAGGTCACGGAGCCGGGCGGGGCCGTGCGGAGCTACGCCAGCGCGAACGGGCTGACCACTTCGGTCACGGACGCCCTGGGGCACGCGACCAACACGGTCTTCAACTCCCAGGGCCTGCCGGTGTCCATCACCGACCCGCGCGGCAAAACCACGGCCATGGCCTACGACGCCAACGGCAACCTGACGCAGCTCACCGATCCCCTGGGGCACACCACCATAATGGCCTACGACGGGGACTGGAACCTGACCTCCAAGACCGACCCCCTGAACAACACCTGGACGTTCAGCTACGACGCCAAAGGCAACCTCACAGGCGTCCTCTCCCCCCTGGGGCGCGCGACCGCCCGGACCTACAACGCCAAGGGGCTGCTGACCGGCAAGACCCTGCCCGACGCCGCATCCTACGCCTACGCCTACGACGTCCACGGCAACATGACCTCCGTCACGGACCCCCACGGCAAGCAGAGCACCCTGAGCTACGACGCGGCCGGGCTGAACCCCGCCACCACCACGGACCAGCGCGGCAACACCACCGGCTACCAGTTCGACGCCAACCGCAGGGTCACCCAGGTGGCCCTGCCGGGCGGCGGCACGGCCCAGTTCGGCTACGACTGCTGCGCCCAGTCCTCCAGGACGTCGCCCACGGGCTTCACCACGCTCATGCAGCGCGACGCCCTGCTCCGCCTGACCACGCTCACCGACCCCCTGGGCAAAAACACCAGCTATGCCTACAACTCCGACGGGGACCAGGTCTCGACCACCGACCCCCTGGGCCGTGTGACGCACTACGGCTACGATGCGGCGCACCAGCGCGTCTCCATCACCGGCCCCCTGGGCAAGGCCGTGAGCCTCAGCCTGGACGCGGCCGGGAATCCCGTCACCGTGACCAGCGCCCGGGGCAAGGCCACGCAGCTCGGCTACGACGACCTGGGCAACCTGGCCACGGTCACGGACCCGCTGGGCGCAGCGACCTCGAGCATCGTCAGGGACGCGGCCGGGCGCGTGGCCTCGCTGACCAACGCCCGCAACCAGCAGGTGTCCTTTCTGCGCGACGCGGACGGGCAGGTGACGGCCAAGAAGTGCGACAACGCAGTCGTGGCCAGCTACAGCTATACCCCCACCGGGCTGATCGCCTCCACCACGGACGCAACCGGCACCACGAGCCACACCGTCGGCCCTGGGGGACGGATCAAGGGCGTCGCCTACCCCGGCGGCCTGAACCTCGCCCTGGCTTACGACGACGCCGGAAACGTGGCCTCCATGATCTACCCGGGCGGGCTGTCCGTCAGCTACGCCGCCACGCCGCGCAACCGCCCCCAGAGCGTGTCCTTCGCCGGGAACTCCTTGTCCCTGGGCTACGACGCGGCCGGGCACCTGACCGGCGAGACGCGCAGCAACGGCGTGCAGAGCGTCTACGGCTACGACGCGGCGGGACGCCTGACATCCGTGTCGCATAAGAAGGGCGCCGCCGTGGTCGCCGAACTGGCCTACGCCCGCGACGCCGCCGGGCAGGTCGGCGCGGAGACCGGCACCTGGCCGCTGACGCCCAGGCTGTCGCCGGCCAAGGCCACGGCGGCCTACGACAACGCCGACGGGCTGCTCAACTGGAAGGCCGACGCCGCCGGCCACGACCTGGACGGCAACCTGACCTCCCTGGCGGGGAGCGCGGGCTTCAGCGCGGCCTACGACGCCGAGAACCGGCTCACCTCGGTCACGCGCGCCGGGGTGACAACCAGCTACGCCTACAACGGCCTGGGCAACCGGGTGCGCGCCCAGAGCGGGGCGACGATCCGCAACTTCCATCACGACCCCTGGGGCAGGCTGCTGTGCGAGACCGACGGGGCCGGACAGGTGACCGCCAACTACATCTGGGCCGGGGACCGGCTGGTGGCTTCGGGCACGCAGGCGGGCGGGTTCGTCTTCCACCACGCGGACAAGACCGGCAACACCCTGGCGCTGACGAACGCCGCAGGGGCCACGGTCGGAGCCTATGCCTACTCGCCCTACGGCGCGGTGGCAGGGCACAGCGGCGCGGCGGCCACACCCTTCACCTATGCGGGGATGCACGGCGTGATGGACGACGGGGGCGGCCTCTACCACATGGCCAACCGCGCCTACCACGGCGTCCTGGGACGCTTCCTGCAGCGCGACCCCCTGGGCTTCGGCGGCGGCGACAACCTGTATCGCTATGTCTCGGACAACCCGGTGACCGGCGTGGACCCCCTGGGCCTGCGGGACCTGATCGGCGGGCCAGACGCCTTCCCCAACGCCTGCAAGATGCGCGAGGGCGCGCCCTACATCGCCGTGGCCGCCGGGGTGGTCCTGGTGGGCGCCTTGCTGATTCCGGAAATGCTGGCCGCAAGCGAGCTTTCGGCGGCCATCTACGCCACCGAAGCCGGAACCGCGGCGGTTGTGACCACGGAGGCCGTGGTGCTGAAGGGGGCCACGGCGGCCGAGGTGGAAATGATCCAGGCGGGCATGGCCCTGGCCCGCAACGGCGACAAGCTGTACACCACCCTGGTGGAGCTGACGCAGAGCCCGGCGGGCCAGCGCGTTCTCCAGCAGATGCAGCGCTACTACACCACCAGGGCAGCCACGCTGGACCCGGCCACCACTTCGAGCGCCACGATGAACTTCATCAACAACATGGCCCAACTCTCGGGCCGGCTGTTGCAGACCGTGCACTGAGCATACGGGAACGGGCATGAAAAAAGCCCCGTCCCTTGTGGGGACGAGGCGTTCGATTCGGAGGCATCCGCTGCCGCTTCAGGGACCTTGTCCCTTCCTCGTGGCGCCCCGCCGCTGCCTTCTCCGGCGGGGTCTTCATGGCTTGACCGGCCCGTTCTGGATGATCCGCGATCCGGTGACGGTCACTCCGTCTGGTTTGCCTGGCCTTGCGGGCTGTGCGCCCAGGTGCCGAGGCGTTGGGTCGTCGCGCTCATCCGCCGGTGTGTTCGTTATGCTGGCCCAATGGTCTTCACCTCCGTTGGGGTGGTCCACGTTGCCTTTGCCATGCTTATTAAATAGTCAGGAAATTCAGTCTGTCCAGGGGCGCAGGGCCCGATGGGCGAAAATGCGGCCAGCGCCGCGCGCAGGAGTGGGCATGGACGATGCGGATACCAAGGGCGGCCAAGGGCTGCCGGCCTGGGCCGGGGAAGGGGCCGGACTCTACCGCAACAAGAAGAACGGGAAACTCTATGTGCTGCTGTCCAAGGCCGTGGACTGCACCAACGAGCGCGACGGGCTGCCCGTGGTGGTCTATTGCCCGCGGGACGACCCGGCCTTCGTGAGCGTGCGCGAGGAGCGGGAGTTCCTGGCCAAGTTCGATCCCGCCTGAGCGGCGGCTCCTCGCCGCATCCGCACGGGTCAGGCCGCACCGGCGCACGCAGCCGCCGTCAGGCCAGGCGGGGTTGCCGTCCCCGCATCGGCCCTGCCGCTAGCGCCAGTACCAGCGGTAATGCCCCGGCCCGTAGTAATAGCCCGGATAGTAGTAATAGGGGTACGGCTCGTAATAATAGGCCGGAGGGCCGTAATAGACCGCCGGGGCGGGCGGCAGCAGCTCGTAGTGGGTCACGCCGTCCTTGTCCTTGTAGACGGCGCAGCCGCTCATCAACAACAGGCAAAGGCCGAGCATCAGGCGTTTCATGCTTCCTCCCCGGGTCGCACGGGCGCTTTCCCCATGCCCGCCCTCATGACGGGGCGGCGTTCGCGCCGTCGCGGTATTCAGAAACAATGCTCATGTTTCGCAAAGAGGCAACCCGGGCCTTGCGGGATTATTCCGCCGCAAGCAGCGCACACGGCGGGCGGCCCGCCCTGGTAGCGCGCCGTCCGCCGCGAGCCGGGAGCCGGGAGCCTCCGCATGATCGGCCCCGGAGCTGTGCATCCGAAGGGGAAGACGCCCCGCCGCGACGGACGGTTACACTGGGATACGCACCGGGCAGGGCTGGCCCTGGACGCTGCCCAACAACTCAGGCGAAGGGGCCAAGCAGTCAGCGGCGCCCGATGCGATACAGCACCCCGGGATGGCTAACGCCAACGTGATCCGGTTCATGGCACACCAAGTGTTCCCGCGCTCTGGTCCTGAGCACGGAATTCTTCAGCCGGGAAGCCCCACTCCGTCACACGCCGTCTGGCTTCACCGACGCCTGAGGGCCAGGAAAAGTATCCCCATGTACCTATTACACATTACAGACTAACCAACAATACGATAAATCATCACTCCGCGTCGGCGCACACTGTTGCGCGGCAATCCATCCATTCAACATAACTGTTCATCCACGATTTCAATCTGCTCCATGTCATCCGGAGAACCATACCTAACCATACCATTGGGGAGTGAATGACGGGGCGGATTGGATCCGAATCCTGCATTCCCAATCTTTAATCCATTGAAGACCTTGCAAATCTTTCGCTCTGATGCCACCATTAGAAACAGATCGGCATGTAACGAGGCGTTTCCCGGCCGCAGGAGGCGTGTGTGGCCGCGGGCATGCGCCGATGGGCGAGAACGCCACTGCGGGAGGCTCTGCCTTGGACACCAACCGCACCGACAACCTCAGGCATCTGTTGCTGGCCGTGTCGCTGCCCTTCCTGGCGCTAGCGGCGCAGTTGGCCTTATGGCCCTACATCGACCCCTTTGTCTGGTTCCTGTTCTTCCCGGCCGTGTTCTTCAGCGCCCGCATCGGCGGCCTGCACGGCGGTCTGGCCTCCACGCTGATTTCCGCCGCCATCGTCTGGTACGTTTTCATCCCACCGCGCTATTCCTGGATAATCGCTTCTTCGGGCAATTTCTATTCCGTGCTTCTGTTCATGGTCATGGGCGCGCTCTTCAGCGACAGCCAGGAGCGGCTGCGGCGCGCCAAAAGGCAGGCTGAAGCCGCCCTGCGCGATGCGCAGGAGGCCAAGGACCAGATCACCGCGCTCTACGAGAAGACACGCGAGCTCGACAAGCTCAAGACGAACTTCTTCGCCAACGTCAGCCACGAGCTGCGCACGCCCCTGGCCCTGATCCTGGGGCCCACCGAGCAGAGCCTCGCCTCCGGTTCCCTCGATGACCGGACCCGTCACAACCTCGAGGTCATCAGGCGCAACGCCAGCCTGCTCCAGCGCCACGTCACCGACCTGCTGGACGTCGCCAAGCTGGAGGCCAAGCGCATGGCCATGCGTTACTCCCGCATCGACCTGGCCTACCTGATCCGGGTCATGTGCTCGCATTTCGAGTCCCTGGCCTCCTTGCGGGGCGTGGGGTTCGTCATCGAAACCCCTGCCCGGCTTCCCTGCGAAATGGATGTGGACAAGGTGCAGCGCATCCTGCTGAACCTGCTCTCCAACGCCTTCAAATTCACGCAGGACGGCGGCGTGATCCTGGTAAACCTGTCCGAACAGGCCGGGCGCGCGGTGCTCGTCGTGCGCGACAACGGCCCCGGCATTCCCGAACACATGCTGCTGGCCGTGTTCGAGCGCTTCCGCCAGGTTGACGAGGGGACCACGCGCAGGCATGGCGGCACAGGCCTGGGCCTCGTCATCGTCAAGGAGTTCGCCGAGCTGCACGGCGGACGGGTGAGCGCCGCCAACGCCCCGGGAGGCGGAGCGGCTTTCACGCTGGAGATACCCTTGGCCGCCCCCCCCGGCACCTTGCTGGACACCGAGCCCCGAAACCTGGACGAGGAGATTTTCCGCCTCCACTATGACGAATTCTCCCTTGAGCCCGTCCCCCCGGCCCTGGCCCCCTGCGCCGCCGCCCCTTACGCCCCGCTCGTGCTGGTGGTGGAGGACAACCCGGAAATGAACCGTTTCATCGCCTCCGCCCTGGAACGGCAATACCGGGTGGCCAACGCCTTCGACGGGGAGGAGGGATTGGCCAAGGCCCTGGAGTTGCGGCCGGACCTCGTGCTGGCGGACGTGATGATCCCCAAATTGGGCGGGGACGAGATGGCGCTGGCCCTGCGGGAGCGCCCCGAGACGGCGGACATCCCCATCATCATGCTCACGGCCAAGGCCGATGAGGCCCTGCGGGAGAAAATGCTGCGCGGCGGCGTGCAGGGCTACATGTCCAAACCCTTCTCGGTGGCGGAGCTCCAGGCCCGGGTGGCCGGCCTGCTGGAGGGCAGGCTGAAGGTCCGCGAGCAGCAGGCCCGGCTGGCCGCCATCGTGGAATCCACGGACGAAGCCATCATCGGCAAATCCCTGGACGGTTCGATCCTCACCTGGAACGCCGGTGCGGAAAGAATATTCGGCTATTCCGCGCAGGAGATCCTGGGCCAGCCCGCTCTCAAGCTTTTCCCCGCCGAGTTGGCCGCCGCCGAACAGGAAATCCTCGCGCGCATCCGCGCGGGGGGAACACTCCCGCCATTCGACACCGTGCGCCTGCGCAAAGACGGTTCCCGCGTGGATGTCTCCGTCTCCTTGTCGCCCATCATGGACCGTACGGGCAAGGTCACGGGCATCTCGGCCCTCGCCCGCGACATCACCGACCGCAAGCTGGCGGAGGCCGAACTCATCGAGATGAAGGACAAGGCCGAGGCCGCCAGCAAAGCCAAGAGCGTGTTCCTGGCCAACATGAGCCACGAGATACGCACCCCGCTCAACGGCATCATCGGAATGCTTCAGCTCATGGGCATGGGTGAACTCGACGAACAGCAGCGGGAGTACCACCAGGCAGCCACCAAGGCTTCGCAACGGCTCGCCCGCCTGCTCACGGACATCCTGGACCTCTCCCGCGTCGAGGCCAACAAGCTCGCCATCAGGGAGTCGGAGTTCGAGACCTCCCTTATCGGGGACACGCTGCGGGAGCTCTTCGGCGTGGCCGCCAAGGAGAAGGGCATCGGCTTCGAGATCCATATGGACGAACGGCTGCCGCGCACCCTGATCGGCGACGAGCACCGTCTGCTGCAGATCCTCTTCAACCTGGTGGGCAACGCCATCAAGTTCACCGCCAAAGGCCAGGTCAGGGTGGAGGCTTCGCCGCTGCCCCAAGGCCCTGGGGGCGAGCCGCGCGTGCTGTTCACGGTGAGCGACACGGGTATCGGCATCGCGGACGCCGACCTCGAATACGTGCTCGAGCCGTTCTCGCAGGCCGACGCCTCCTATTCGCGCAATTTCCAGGGCGCCGGGCTGGGCCTTACCATGGCCCGCAGGC from Fundidesulfovibrio soli includes these protein-coding regions:
- a CDS encoding ATP-binding protein, whose product is MTTLEALLSRLPHLTIRQKVLVGVVIPVLLFTVVGVVSYNYLIRLEATLTLMEGADDLSNTILEIRRYEKNYMLYGHDEDFEEAQNYTAQARKTLAEMAATARDGRAKSAMTRLGAALDGYQSLSMSLHPVRPGTDISQAREELRQTGKDMVDLSLDIKSSERNRTFRLVADLKRQLFVSGLLITLSGIVLAFLLVRKILRALGTIAKATAEVGQGNFKTLDVPRSGDETQLVLEAFNRMTRELERRQDQLIQEKKLSSLGVLTSGIAHQLNNPLNNISTSCQILIEEQTECDPVFAARMLGNIQQEVIRARDIVKGLLEFARAKDFSLKPASLDDVVAKAFRLVSSQVPAGITLSKSIPEGLVVDLDAARMQEVFINLLLNAAQAIPAPPGAITVSAEADAAAGEAVIAVEDTGVGIPEDDLGKIFDPFYTTKEVGKGTGLGLSIVFGIIEKHKGSIVAERNPGKGARFVIRLPLHGEAKALGQAAR
- a CDS encoding RHS repeat-associated core domain-containing protein, encoding MNRSRPASPTGSAAQAVPASCTSHFLVQAKEPGLFRQTAAEAAVSRPAPRLARLRFIWSALLLLAWLAAHCPPALAFTITHQGTTLDIQATGLGTLSPITCPSPNPVVYCYQSDGLDPAFHTPLGLNGFFSLSVTPTATDSYCDAQHLHTLANILLVSRWTKSIGSQTTTLMAERSCFQAGNAISGSSAYQVINSFSYQDYTMANVNVYLNTGTQSSFFVMIMMDPAVLANMSISKERLGGPGDNPHTAFDRGGAGSCSTQGLPTYAVNTAMLNLAVEDTDLAWRSFGHDVALRRVWNMLPEASGLFGNGWSFAYESVIEAAPYASGGASLSLGSGQTLFYTVSGSQGQGSGQVAVSYAGASSVLQPILSAAISEATGTGTYTLYDKRAKLTSRYEYARDNAATGNHVYRLASITDRNGNALTLGYDGSGRLHTVTDASGRAVTLTLNAQGRCTRMDTWDNRAMTFQYSAAGNLTQSTDLAGNVSTYTYDAGNLMTSMSVAGKTTAFAYGSRGSQKYLSTVTDAAGKAWNYAFVQGGTQVTEPGGAVRSYASANGLTTSVTDALGHATNTVFNSQGLPVSITDPRGKTTAMAYDANGNLTQLTDPLGHTTIMAYDGDWNLTSKTDPLNNTWTFSYDAKGNLTGVLSPLGRATARTYNAKGLLTGKTLPDAASYAYAYDVHGNMTSVTDPHGKQSTLSYDAAGLNPATTTDQRGNTTGYQFDANRRVTQVALPGGGTAQFGYDCCAQSSRTSPTGFTTLMQRDALLRLTTLTDPLGKNTSYAYNSDGDQVSTTDPLGRVTHYGYDAAHQRVSITGPLGKAVSLSLDAAGNPVTVTSARGKATQLGYDDLGNLATVTDPLGAATSSIVRDAAGRVASLTNARNQQVSFLRDADGQVTAKKCDNAVVASYSYTPTGLIASTTDATGTTSHTVGPGGRIKGVAYPGGLNLALAYDDAGNVASMIYPGGLSVSYAATPRNRPQSVSFAGNSLSLGYDAAGHLTGETRSNGVQSVYGYDAAGRLTSVSHKKGAAVVAELAYARDAAGQVGAETGTWPLTPRLSPAKATAAYDNADGLLNWKADAAGHDLDGNLTSLAGSAGFSAAYDAENRLTSVTRAGVTTSYAYNGLGNRVRAQSGATIRNFHHDPWGRLLCETDGAGQVTANYIWAGDRLVASGTQAGGFVFHHADKTGNTLALTNAAGATVGAYAYSPYGAVAGHSGAAATPFTYAGMHGVMDDGGGLYHMANRAYHGVLGRFLQRDPLGFGGGDNLYRYVSDNPVTGVDPLGLRDLIGGPDAFPNACKMREGAPYIAVAAGVVLVGALLIPEMLAASELSAAIYATEAGTAAVVTTEAVVLKGATAAEVEMIQAGMALARNGDKLYTTLVELTQSPAGQRVLQQMQRYYTTRAATLDPATTSSATMNFINNMAQLSGRLLQTVH
- a CDS encoding ATP-binding protein yields the protein MDTNRTDNLRHLLLAVSLPFLALAAQLALWPYIDPFVWFLFFPAVFFSARIGGLHGGLASTLISAAIVWYVFIPPRYSWIIASSGNFYSVLLFMVMGALFSDSQERLRRAKRQAEAALRDAQEAKDQITALYEKTRELDKLKTNFFANVSHELRTPLALILGPTEQSLASGSLDDRTRHNLEVIRRNASLLQRHVTDLLDVAKLEAKRMAMRYSRIDLAYLIRVMCSHFESLASLRGVGFVIETPARLPCEMDVDKVQRILLNLLSNAFKFTQDGGVILVNLSEQAGRAVLVVRDNGPGIPEHMLLAVFERFRQVDEGTTRRHGGTGLGLVIVKEFAELHGGRVSAANAPGGGAAFTLEIPLAAPPGTLLDTEPRNLDEEIFRLHYDEFSLEPVPPALAPCAAAPYAPLVLVVEDNPEMNRFIASALERQYRVANAFDGEEGLAKALELRPDLVLADVMIPKLGGDEMALALRERPETADIPIIMLTAKADEALREKMLRGGVQGYMSKPFSVAELQARVAGLLEGRLKVREQQARLAAIVESTDEAIIGKSLDGSILTWNAGAERIFGYSAQEILGQPALKLFPAELAAAEQEILARIRAGGTLPPFDTVRLRKDGSRVDVSVSLSPIMDRTGKVTGISALARDITDRKLAEAELIEMKDKAEAASKAKSVFLANMSHEIRTPLNGIIGMLQLMGMGELDEQQREYHQAATKASQRLARLLTDILDLSRVEANKLAIRESEFETSLIGDTLRELFGVAAKEKGIGFEIHMDERLPRTLIGDEHRLLQILFNLVGNAIKFTAKGQVRVEASPLPQGPGGEPRVLFTVSDTGIGIADADLEYVLEPFSQADASYSRNFQGAGLGLTMARRLTGLLKGEMCIDNSGPEGTVIHLGIPFRASLGGEKVQAGARRAHDAAVGRSLRILLAEDDAVNSLAGRKLLEKCGHQVRTAADGAQAVELLRREEFDLVLMDVQMPVMDGLEATRAIRTDRSLGDKASVPVVAMTAYAMSGDKERCLAAGMDGYISKPVDKEGLLAAIREATNV